The following proteins come from a genomic window of Bradyrhizobium paxllaeri:
- a CDS encoding deoxyguanosinetriphosphate triphosphohydrolase codes for MSVGMAAPRAPYGCDPDSSRGRLFAAPPSRTRSPFRRDCDRVIHSTAFRRLKHKTQVFVFHEGDHYRTRLTHSLEVAQIARALARQLGLDEDLTETLALAHDLGHPPFGHAGERALDKCLAAHGGFDHNAQALRVVTSLEHRYPEFDGLNLTWESLEGIVKHNGPLTARDGAAAEGGIPIGIAEFNRKFDLELWSYASLEAQVAAFADDIAYDAHDIDDGLRAGLFAVDDLKVMPLTETIIAEIDRHYPNLDDARRGAELVRELISYMIGAVMSEAGRRLAAAKPQSAHDVRHYHQPLVAFPPDVAEEEAAIKAFLKLHMYRHRRVMRVMGEAEGILFDLFARYQSSPGDLPAEWVEGTERETEGERARRIGNFIAGMTDRFALIEHQRLFDSTPDLR; via the coding sequence GTGTCGGTCGGAATGGCTGCCCCCCGCGCGCCTTATGGCTGCGACCCCGATTCCAGCCGCGGGCGGCTGTTCGCGGCGCCGCCGAGCCGGACCCGGAGCCCGTTCCGGCGCGATTGCGACCGGGTGATCCATTCCACCGCGTTCCGCCGGCTGAAGCACAAGACACAAGTTTTCGTGTTTCATGAGGGCGATCATTACCGCACCCGGCTGACCCATTCGCTGGAAGTGGCGCAGATCGCCCGTGCGCTGGCCCGCCAGCTCGGTCTTGACGAAGATCTCACCGAAACACTGGCGCTGGCCCATGACCTCGGCCATCCCCCCTTCGGCCACGCCGGCGAGCGGGCGCTCGACAAATGCCTCGCGGCGCATGGTGGCTTCGACCACAACGCGCAGGCGCTGCGGGTCGTAACTTCGCTGGAGCACCGTTATCCCGAGTTCGACGGGCTGAACCTGACCTGGGAATCGCTGGAAGGCATCGTCAAGCACAACGGTCCGCTCACGGCGCGGGACGGCGCGGCGGCCGAAGGCGGGATTCCCATCGGCATTGCCGAGTTCAACCGGAAATTCGATCTTGAGCTGTGGAGCTACGCCTCGCTGGAAGCGCAGGTCGCAGCCTTCGCCGACGACATTGCCTACGACGCGCACGACATCGATGACGGCCTGCGCGCGGGCCTGTTTGCTGTCGACGACCTCAAGGTGATGCCTCTCACCGAAACCATCATCGCGGAGATCGACCGGCACTATCCCAATCTCGACGACGCCAGGCGCGGCGCGGAACTGGTGCGTGAGCTGATTTCCTACATGATCGGGGCTGTGATGTCGGAGGCAGGCAGGCGCCTTGCGGCGGCGAAACCGCAATCGGCCCATGACGTCCGCCATTACCATCAGCCGCTGGTCGCCTTTCCGCCCGATGTCGCGGAGGAGGAGGCTGCCATCAAGGCGTTCCTGAAGCTGCATATGTACAGGCATCGCCGGGTGATGCGGGTGATGGGTGAGGCCGAAGGCATCCTGTTCGATCTGTTCGCGCGCTACCAGAGTTCGCCCGGCGACCTGCCGGCCGAATGGGTTGAGGGCACCGAGCGCGAAACAGAGGGTGAGAGGGCCCGGCGGATCGGCAATTTCATCGCCGGAATGACCGATCGTTTTGCCTTAATCGAGCACCAAAGGCTTTTTGACTCGACCCCGGATTTGCGTTAG
- the erpA gene encoding iron-sulfur cluster insertion protein ErpA: MTTAITVSERAARRIGEILKGEGDGAMLRISVEGGGCSGFQYKFDVDHAKAEDDLVIAREDAVVLVDPASVPFLAGSEVDFVDDLIGASFRVVNPNATASCGCGTSFSV; this comes from the coding sequence ATGACCACTGCTATCACCGTCAGCGAGCGGGCTGCCCGCCGCATCGGCGAAATCCTCAAGGGCGAAGGCGACGGCGCCATGCTGCGCATCTCCGTCGAGGGCGGCGGCTGCTCCGGCTTCCAGTACAAGTTCGACGTCGACCATGCGAAGGCCGAGGACGACCTGGTGATCGCACGCGAGGACGCGGTGGTGCTGGTCGATCCGGCCTCGGTGCCGTTCCTCGCAGGCTCCGAAGTCGACTTCGTCGACGATCTGATCGGCGCCTCGTTCCGCGTGGTCAATCCGAATGCCACGGCCTCGTGCGGCTGCGGGACCAGTTTTTCGGTCTGA
- a CDS encoding IS110 family transposase yields MQASTVATPTAGHIGTIFVAIELSQRSWRVALHSPDKDKISHHKLEGGDHAELLALVGRVRERAARTLGGVPAVASCYEAGYDGFWLHRLLLAAGITNYVFDPASIAVDQRARRVKTDRIDGERMLRTLMAYLRGEPRVVRIVRVPAAEQEDARRGSRERDRLIKEQTAHTNRIKALLRLRGMAVGNPRRRDWLSWLATQRDWQGQAVPPRMLSEIRSEHARLMLVRDRLDALAQEAAAAEPMPAEAEMTRRSELLRRLKCLGPAFATTLTSEVFYKDFRNRREVGSYFGLTPSPWRSGGIDRDQGISKAGNPRARCAAIELAWLWLRHQPDSKLTLEYRKRTLDAGKRIKRVAIVALARKLMVALWRYLTTGLVPEGAVLKAVKI; encoded by the coding sequence ATGCAAGCATCCACCGTAGCCACGCCCACCGCCGGCCATATTGGCACAATTTTCGTTGCAATCGAACTGAGCCAGCGGAGCTGGCGGGTCGCGCTGCACAGCCCGGACAAGGACAAGATATCGCACCACAAGCTGGAGGGTGGCGATCATGCCGAGCTGTTGGCGTTGGTGGGTCGGGTTCGGGAGCGGGCGGCTCGAACGCTGGGAGGCGTTCCGGCGGTGGCGAGCTGCTACGAGGCGGGCTACGACGGGTTCTGGCTGCACCGGCTGCTGCTGGCGGCCGGCATCACGAACTACGTGTTTGATCCCGCCAGCATTGCGGTGGACCAGCGGGCGCGGCGGGTGAAGACCGACCGGATCGATGGCGAGCGGATGCTGCGCACGCTGATGGCGTATCTGCGCGGCGAGCCGCGGGTGGTGCGGATCGTCCGGGTGCCTGCCGCCGAACAGGAGGACGCCCGCCGCGGCAGCCGCGAACGCGACCGGCTGATCAAGGAGCAAACCGCTCACACCAACCGGATCAAGGCACTGCTGCGGCTGCGGGGCATGGCGGTCGGGAACCCGCGGCGGCGCGACTGGCTGAGCTGGCTGGCAACGCAGCGGGATTGGCAAGGCCAGGCGGTGCCGCCGCGGATGCTGAGCGAGATCAGGTCCGAGCACGCGCGGCTGATGCTGGTGCGCGATCGGCTCGATGCGCTCGCGCAGGAGGCGGCCGCAGCGGAGCCAATGCCTGCGGAAGCCGAGATGACCCGGCGCAGCGAACTGCTGCGCCGGCTCAAATGTCTCGGCCCGGCGTTCGCGACGACGCTGACCAGCGAGGTGTTCTACAAGGACTTCCGCAATCGCCGCGAGGTCGGGAGTTATTTCGGGCTGACGCCCAGTCCGTGGCGGAGCGGCGGCATCGACCGCGACCAGGGCATCAGCAAGGCGGGCAACCCGCGCGCCCGCTGTGCCGCGATCGAACTGGCCTGGCTGTGGCTGCGGCATCAGCCGGACAGCAAGCTGACCTTGGAGTACCGCAAACGCACGCTCGATGCCGGCAAGCGCATCAAGCGCGTCGCCATCGTCGCCCTGGCGCGCAAGCTGATGGTGGCGCTGTGGCGCTACCTCACGACCGGTCTCGTGCCGGAAGGCGCGGTGCTCAAGGCCGTAAAGATCTAA
- a CDS encoding SPOR domain-containing protein → MADRYQDRPFPSADQARGESDPLAELARLIGQNDSFANAPKPAPRPLQSRANARPPQYDPPAYDQPEEEASAPPALPAWMQRARQETTPPPPLPSPLPENTYDDESEYQQPSPVHPLHRYSAQPPQVPTHGSPAHEAPVRDDYYEAPQHQQYADDPQQQDPSRYDDALYGRLESDEHGYQRDPAYPDDPYAYQSEYEEEPEPKKRSSGLMTVAAVLALAVVGTGAAFAYRTYVGSPRSGEPPIIKADNSPTKVIPAPSDAGAAKNPDRLLSGDGGEKLVSREETPVDVTRSGAPRVVFPPLNQNNSPPPVSSVSPQGLPPQNGANGTMPNNEPRRIRTLAVKGDPADNGGVPAGAGAPPPRPAPTTRSAAVPGPGPTVPSAAPAGRNPASANASANPPMSLAPGAADPAPAAPARVAAVNPTQSAPAAGGGYLVQVSSQKNEADAQASYRALQGKFPSVLGPHSSMVKRVDLGEKGVYYRAFAGPFGSSEEAAQVCNSLKSAGGQCFVQRN, encoded by the coding sequence ATGGCTGATCGATATCAGGACCGACCTTTTCCCTCCGCCGACCAGGCTCGCGGCGAGAGCGATCCATTGGCCGAGCTCGCAAGGCTGATCGGGCAGAACGACTCGTTCGCGAATGCGCCCAAGCCGGCGCCGCGCCCGCTGCAGTCGCGAGCCAATGCGCGTCCACCGCAGTATGATCCGCCGGCGTATGATCAGCCGGAAGAGGAGGCCAGCGCGCCACCGGCCCTGCCGGCATGGATGCAGCGCGCACGGCAGGAGACGACCCCGCCGCCGCCCCTTCCGTCGCCGCTGCCGGAAAACACCTACGACGACGAGTCGGAATACCAGCAGCCATCGCCGGTACATCCGTTGCACCGCTATTCGGCCCAGCCGCCGCAGGTGCCTACTCATGGGTCGCCTGCCCATGAAGCGCCCGTGCGGGACGACTATTACGAGGCGCCGCAACACCAGCAATATGCCGACGACCCGCAGCAGCAGGACCCGTCGCGCTACGACGATGCGCTGTACGGGCGGTTGGAGAGCGACGAGCACGGTTATCAGCGCGATCCGGCCTATCCGGACGATCCCTATGCCTACCAGAGCGAGTACGAGGAAGAGCCCGAACCCAAGAAGCGTTCGAGCGGCCTGATGACGGTCGCCGCGGTGCTGGCGCTGGCCGTGGTCGGGACCGGCGCTGCCTTTGCCTATCGCACCTATGTCGGTTCGCCCCGCTCAGGCGAGCCGCCGATCATCAAGGCTGACAACAGCCCGACCAAGGTGATACCGGCGCCGTCGGATGCGGGCGCGGCCAAGAACCCTGACCGGCTGCTGTCGGGCGATGGCGGCGAGAAGCTGGTGTCGCGCGAGGAGACGCCGGTCGATGTCACAAGGTCCGGCGCGCCGCGCGTGGTGTTTCCGCCGCTGAACCAGAACAACAGCCCGCCGCCGGTCTCAAGCGTTTCTCCTCAGGGTCTGCCGCCGCAGAACGGGGCGAACGGCACGATGCCGAACAATGAGCCGCGCCGGATCAGGACGCTCGCGGTCAAGGGTGACCCAGCCGACAATGGCGGCGTCCCTGCAGGCGCCGGCGCGCCGCCTCCGCGGCCGGCACCGACGACGCGAAGCGCTGCCGTTCCGGGGCCAGGCCCGACGGTGCCGTCCGCCGCGCCGGCCGGGCGCAATCCGGCATCCGCCAATGCCAGTGCCAATCCGCCGATGTCTCTGGCGCCCGGTGCGGCCGATCCTGCTCCTGCAGCGCCTGCGCGTGTCGCCGCCGTCAATCCCACCCAATCGGCCCCTGCGGCCGGCGGTGGCTATCTGGTCCAGGTCTCCTCGCAGAAGAACGAGGCCGATGCGCAGGCCTCCTACCGGGCGCTGCAGGGCAAGTTCCCGAGCGTATTGGGACCCCACTCATCGATGGTGAAGCGGGTCGATCTCGGCGAGAAGGGCGTCTATTACCGCGCCTTCGCCGGCCCGTTCGGCTCGTCCGAGGAGGCGGCGCAGGTCTGCAACAGCCTGAAATCTGCCGGCGGACAGTGCTTCGTCCAAAGGAATTAA
- a CDS encoding response regulator transcription factor, with translation MPGIVHVVDDDASFRTAIQRLLEIAGYGVITYPSAQQLLDQRPDENARGCILLDVRLPGLSGPELQGRLTELGSALPIIFLTGYQDISTTVKAIKAGADNFLIKPVSADELLRAIEKAIARHDTERALNSELEALRARLSTLTPRQRQVFEMVVRGKTSKHAARELGCTERTIKAHRQVIMRKMKVQRLPQLVTIAERLGVSGPRNAPRDD, from the coding sequence TTGCCCGGCATCGTCCATGTCGTGGATGACGACGCGTCGTTTCGAACAGCCATCCAGCGTCTGCTGGAAATCGCCGGCTACGGAGTCATCACTTATCCATCGGCTCAGCAATTGCTGGATCAGCGGCCAGACGAAAATGCGAGAGGTTGCATTCTTCTGGATGTCCGACTGCCCGGCTTGAGCGGGCCTGAGTTGCAGGGCCGTTTGACTGAACTCGGCTCGGCCCTGCCGATCATCTTCCTGACGGGTTACCAGGACATCAGTACCACGGTGAAGGCAATCAAGGCGGGGGCAGATAACTTCCTGATCAAGCCTGTAAGTGCGGATGAGCTACTGAGAGCAATTGAAAAGGCGATAGCGCGGCACGACACAGAGCGCGCGCTAAACAGCGAACTGGAAGCGCTACGGGCCCGGCTATCGACCCTGACGCCACGCCAGCGCCAGGTCTTCGAAATGGTCGTGCGGGGCAAGACAAGCAAGCATGCCGCGCGCGAACTTGGGTGCACCGAGCGAACGATCAAGGCTCATCGGCAAGTGATCATGAGAAAAATGAAGGTTCAAAGGTTGCCTCAACTCGTCACGATTGCCGAGCGGCTTGGCGTATCAGGCCCGAGGAACGCGCCCCGAGACGACTAG
- a CDS encoding segregation and condensation protein A: MTAEILSFETGRPAEITDGEAALVVDVEGYEGPLDLLLTLARQQKVDLAKISILALADQYLTFIEAARKIRLELAADYLVMAAWLAYLKSRLLLPEPPTPDGPSAEEMATALANRLRRLEAIREAANRLMNRPQYQRDIFPRGNPESIAEIKHPKFTAKLFDLLSAYAAQRQQRVLATVHLAKRTVWSLAEARASLERLVGMTESEDWSCLDDFLLSYVVDPSQKATVFASSFAAALELVREGEMELNQKEAFAPLYFRKRPPQAAAPAPDMTVE, from the coding sequence ATGACGGCTGAGATTCTATCGTTTGAAACCGGACGGCCCGCCGAGATCACCGACGGCGAGGCCGCGCTGGTCGTCGACGTCGAGGGCTATGAAGGCCCGCTCGACCTGCTCCTGACGCTGGCGCGCCAGCAGAAGGTCGACCTCGCCAAGATTTCGATCCTGGCGCTGGCCGATCAGTATCTGACCTTCATCGAGGCCGCCCGAAAGATCCGCCTCGAACTCGCGGCCGATTACCTCGTGATGGCTGCCTGGCTTGCCTACCTGAAATCGCGCCTGCTGCTGCCCGAACCGCCCACGCCGGACGGACCGAGTGCGGAGGAAATGGCGACCGCACTGGCCAACCGGCTTCGCCGGCTCGAGGCTATCAGGGAAGCCGCCAACCGGCTGATGAACCGTCCGCAGTACCAGCGCGATATTTTTCCGCGCGGCAATCCGGAGTCGATTGCCGAGATCAAGCATCCCAAATTCACCGCGAAGCTGTTCGACCTGCTCTCCGCCTATGCCGCGCAGCGTCAGCAGCGCGTGCTGGCGACGGTGCATCTGGCCAAGCGCACGGTGTGGTCGCTCGCCGAAGCGCGTGCCTCGCTGGAGCGGCTGGTCGGTATGACCGAATCCGAGGACTGGAGCTGCCTCGACGATTTCCTGCTCAGCTACGTCGTCGATCCCTCGCAAAAGGCGACGGTGTTTGCGTCGAGCTTTGCCGCAGCGCTCGAGTTGGTGCGCGAAGGCGAGATGGAGCTGAACCAGAAAGAGGCGTTCGCGCCGCTGTATTTTCGTAAGCGTCCGCCGCAAGCAGCGGCGCCGGCGCCGGATATGACGGTCGAGTAA
- the nagZ gene encoding beta-N-acetylhexosaminidase, translating to MTSRAFITGVSGLELTAAEREFIRGELPWGLILFKRNIEAPDQVSALVDEFRSLVGEADAPVLIDQEGGRVARLGPPHWPVYPPGATFGALYDLDPALSLQAARLSSRLIAADLIDLGITVDCLPLADVPVAGADAVIGNRAYGTAPAKVAAIARAVTEGLEQGGVLPVLKHIPGHGRATADSHFRLPTVDTAREELERTDFAAFQPLADLPMAMTAHVVFSALDPAQPATTSATIIHQVIRGGIGFQGLLMSDDVSMNALAGSIAERTRAIVNAGCDMVLHCNGKLDEMRDVARETPELAGEALGRAKRALAARKQPKPFDRQAGRAELEALMDRVGTA from the coding sequence ATGACAAGCCGCGCATTCATCACGGGCGTATCGGGACTGGAATTGACCGCTGCAGAGCGGGAGTTCATCCGTGGCGAGCTGCCATGGGGCTTGATCCTGTTCAAACGCAATATCGAAGCACCGGATCAAGTATCTGCGCTCGTTGATGAATTCCGGAGCCTTGTGGGCGAGGCGGATGCGCCGGTCCTGATCGATCAGGAAGGCGGGCGGGTGGCGCGGCTCGGACCTCCGCACTGGCCGGTCTATCCGCCCGGCGCCACCTTCGGCGCGCTCTACGACCTCGACCCGGCGCTGAGCCTTCAGGCGGCGCGCTTGAGCTCACGGCTGATCGCGGCCGACCTGATCGACCTCGGCATTACCGTCGACTGCCTGCCGCTGGCAGACGTTCCGGTGGCCGGCGCTGACGCCGTGATCGGCAACCGGGCCTACGGAACCGCGCCGGCCAAGGTCGCGGCGATTGCGCGCGCGGTTACCGAGGGGCTGGAGCAGGGCGGCGTGCTGCCTGTGCTGAAGCACATTCCCGGCCATGGCCGGGCTACCGCAGATAGCCATTTCCGGCTTCCGACGGTTGATACGGCGCGAGAAGAGCTGGAACGGACCGATTTCGCGGCCTTTCAGCCGCTGGCGGACTTGCCGATGGCGATGACCGCACATGTTGTGTTTAGCGCGCTGGACCCCGCCCAACCCGCGACGACTTCTGCGACAATCATCCACCAGGTGATTCGCGGCGGAATTGGGTTCCAAGGCTTGTTGATGAGTGACGACGTATCGATGAATGCGTTGGCGGGATCGATCGCCGAGCGGACCCGCGCCATCGTCAATGCCGGCTGCGACATGGTCCTGCATTGCAACGGCAAGCTCGACGAGATGCGCGACGTGGCGCGCGAGACGCCGGAACTGGCGGGCGAGGCCTTAGGCCGCGCCAAGCGGGCGCTGGCCGCGCGAAAGCAGCCGAAGCCCTTCGACCGGCAGGCGGGACGGGCTGAACTTGAAGCGTTGATGGATCGGGTAGGAACGGCATGA
- the argS gene encoding arginine--tRNA ligase: protein MSDKPASQHLFADALARVQAICASLAAEGQWPAGIDFSRVVVEPPRDASHGDMATNAAMVLAKDAKVKPRDLADKIAEKLRADDLVASVEVAGPGFINLTLKPQVWTAELLTMLREGASYGQSAIGHGEKVNVEYVSANPTGPMHVGHCRGAVFGDALCGLLDFAGYDVTREYYINDAGTQVDVLARSAFLRYREALGENIGEIPEGLYPGDYLVPVGQALAAEHGDKLQAMPEAAWLPIVRAKAIAMMMDMIKGDLAALNIKHDVFFSERSLVETGNNKVTETIDFLRAKGDIYEGSLPPPKGKPVEDYEDRIQTLFRATAYGDDVDRPLIKSDGAYTYFASDIAYHKNKVDRGFLDMINVFGADHGGYIKRMQAAVKAISAGKAALDIKIVQLVRLLRAGEQVRMSKRSGDFVTLREVVDEVGSDAVRFMMLFRKNDAVLDFDLAKVLEQSKDNPVFYVQYGHARGHSIFKNAREVVPELPTDAAARGAWLGSAPVERLTDPAEMDLLKRLALYPRIIEAAAVAHEPHRIAFYLYDLASEFHALWTKGRDLPYLRFIMTNDAEITRARLAMVQGVVSVLASGLAVLGVHAPTEMR, encoded by the coding sequence ATGTCCGACAAGCCAGCTTCACAACACCTGTTTGCCGACGCGCTGGCGCGCGTGCAGGCGATCTGCGCCTCGCTCGCAGCCGAGGGCCAATGGCCCGCCGGCATCGATTTCTCCCGCGTCGTGGTCGAGCCGCCGCGCGACGCCAGCCATGGCGACATGGCGACCAACGCCGCAATGGTGCTGGCAAAGGACGCGAAGGTAAAACCGCGCGATCTCGCCGACAAAATCGCGGAAAAGTTGCGCGCTGACGATCTGGTCGCTTCCGTCGAGGTCGCCGGCCCCGGGTTCATCAATCTCACTTTGAAGCCTCAGGTCTGGACAGCCGAACTCCTGACGATGCTGCGAGAGGGTGCGTCCTACGGCCAAAGTGCGATCGGGCACGGCGAAAAGGTCAATGTCGAATACGTCTCGGCCAACCCGACCGGGCCGATGCATGTCGGCCACTGCCGGGGTGCAGTGTTCGGCGACGCGTTGTGTGGCCTGCTCGACTTTGCCGGTTATGACGTCACGCGCGAATACTACATCAACGACGCCGGCACGCAGGTCGACGTGCTCGCGCGTTCCGCGTTCCTGCGCTACCGGGAAGCGCTTGGCGAAAACATCGGCGAGATTCCGGAAGGGCTGTACCCCGGCGACTATCTCGTGCCGGTCGGTCAGGCACTTGCAGCCGAACATGGAGACAAGCTGCAGGCGATGCCGGAGGCCGCCTGGCTGCCGATCGTGCGCGCCAAGGCGATCGCCATGATGATGGACATGATCAAGGGCGATCTCGCCGCGCTCAACATCAAGCATGACGTGTTCTTCTCGGAGCGCTCGCTGGTCGAGACCGGCAACAACAAGGTCACCGAGACCATCGATTTCCTGCGCGCGAAAGGCGACATCTACGAGGGCAGCTTGCCGCCGCCAAAGGGCAAGCCGGTCGAGGATTACGAAGATCGTATCCAGACGCTGTTCCGCGCCACCGCCTATGGCGACGACGTCGATCGTCCGCTGATCAAGTCGGACGGCGCCTACACCTATTTCGCGTCTGACATCGCCTACCACAAGAACAAGGTCGATCGTGGCTTCCTCGACATGATCAACGTGTTCGGCGCCGATCACGGTGGTTACATCAAGCGCATGCAGGCGGCGGTGAAGGCTATCAGCGCCGGCAAGGCCGCGCTCGACATCAAGATCGTGCAGCTCGTTCGCCTGCTGCGCGCTGGCGAGCAGGTGCGGATGTCGAAACGCTCCGGTGATTTCGTCACGCTGCGCGAGGTGGTCGACGAGGTCGGTTCCGATGCGGTGCGGTTCATGATGCTGTTCCGCAAGAACGATGCCGTGCTCGATTTCGATCTTGCCAAGGTGCTCGAACAGTCGAAGGACAATCCCGTCTTCTACGTTCAGTACGGCCACGCCCGTGGACATTCGATTTTCAAGAATGCCCGCGAGGTGGTTCCCGAGCTGCCCACGGATGCCGCCGCGCGGGGCGCCTGGCTGGGCTCCGCTCCGGTCGAGCGGCTGACAGATCCGGCCGAAATGGACCTTTTGAAGCGGTTGGCGCTCTATCCCCGAATAATCGAGGCGGCGGCAGTCGCACATGAGCCACACCGAATCGCTTTTTATCTATATGATTTGGCCAGTGAATTTCATGCGTTATGGACCAAGGGGCGGGATTTGCCCTATTTACGCTTCATTATGACTAATGATGCAGAGATCACGAGGGCGCGACTGGCTATGGTCCAGGGCGTCGTCTCGGTTCTGGCATCGGGCTTAGCCGTTCTCGGCGTCCACGCTCCGACCGAGATGCGGTAG